Proteins co-encoded in one Accipiter gentilis chromosome 5, bAccGen1.1, whole genome shotgun sequence genomic window:
- the BMP2 gene encoding bone morphogenetic protein 2 isoform X1, which translates to MVAATRSLLALLLCQVLLGGAAGLMPEVGRRRFSEPGRAASAAQRPEDLLSEFELRLLHMFGLKRRPSPGKDVVIPPYMLDLYRLHAGQQLGQPPALGYPLERAASRANTVRSFHHEEVLEELPETSGKTARRFFFNLTSIPNEESITSAELQIFRKQVHGAFENNSSYHHRINIYEIVKPATATSKDPVTRLLDTRLVHHNASKWESFDVTPAVLRWIAHGQPNHGFVVEVVHLDKENSASKRHVRISRSLHQDEDSWSQLRPLLVTFGHDGKGHPLHKREKRQAKHKQRKRHKYSCKRHPLYVDFNDVGWNDWIVAPPGYSAFYCHGECPFPLADHLNSTNHAIVQTLVNSVNSKIPKACCVPTELSAISMLYLDENEKVVLKNYQDMVVEGCGCR; encoded by the exons ATGGTTGCCGCGACCCGCTCCCTCCTGgcgctgctgctctgccaggtgctgctggGCGGCGCGGCCGGCCTCATGCCGGAGGTGGGCCGGCGGCGCTTCagcgagccgggccgcgccgcctcGGCCGCGCAGCGCCCCGAGGACCTCCTCAGCGAGTTCGAGCTGCGCCTGCTCCACATGTTCGGGCTGAAGCGGCGGCCCAGCCCCGGCAAGGACGTCGTCATCCCCCCCTACATGCTGGACCTCTACCGCCTGCACGCgggccagcagctggggcagCCGCCCGCCCTCGGCTACCCGCTGGAGAGGGCCGCCAGCCGCGCCAACACCGTCCGCAGCTTCCACCACGAAG AAGTTCTGGAAGAACTGCCAGAAACAAGTGGGAAAACAGCACGGCGTTTCTTCTTTAATTTAACTTCCATCCCTAATGAGGAGTCTATCACCTCAGCTGAACTCCAGATTTTTCGGAAACAGGTGCACGGAGCCTTTGAGAACAACAGCAGCTACCATCACCgtattaatatttatgaaattgtAAAGCCAGCCACAGCCACCTCTAAGGACCCTGTCACAAGACTTTTGGACACCAGGTTGGTGCATCATAATGCAAGTAAATGGGAAAGTTTTGATGTAACGCCAGCTGTTTTGAGGTGGATTGCACATGGACAACCTAATCATGGGTTTGTGGTAGAGGTGGTTCACTTGGACAAAGAGAACAGTGCCTCCAAGAGGCATGTTAGGATTAGCAGGTCTTTACATCAGGATGAAGATAGCTGGTCTCAGCTCAGGCCATTATTAGTAACGTTTGGGCATGATGGCAAGGGACACCCGCTTCATAAAAGAGAAAAGCGtcaagcaaaacacaaacagcGTAAACGCCACAAATACAGTTGCAAAAGGCATCCGTTATATGTGGACTTCAATGATGTGGGGTGGAATGACTGGATTGTTGCCCCACCGGGGTATAGTGCCTTTTACTGCCATGGGGAATGTCCTTTTCCGCTGGCAGATCATCTAAACTCAACAAACCATGCCATTGTTCAGACTTTGGTCAATTCAGTGAATTCCAAAATCCCCAAGGCTTGCTGTGTGCCGACAGAACTGAGTGCTATTTCCATGCTCTACcttgatgaaaatgaaaaagttgTATTAAAGAACTATCAAGATATGGTTGTGGAGGGTTGTGGGTGCCGCTAA
- the BMP2 gene encoding bone morphogenetic protein 2 isoform X3, with amino-acid sequence MVAATRSLLALLLCQVLLGGAAGLMPEVGRRRFSEPGRAASAAQRPEDLLSEFELRLLHMFGLKRRPSPGKDVVIPPYMLDLYRLHAGQQLGQPPALGYPLERAASRANTVRSFHHEEVLEELPETSGKTARRFFFNLTSIPNEESITSAELQIFRKQVHGAFENNSSYHHRINIYEIVKPATATSKDPVTRLLDTR; translated from the exons ATGGTTGCCGCGACCCGCTCCCTCCTGgcgctgctgctctgccaggtgctgctggGCGGCGCGGCCGGCCTCATGCCGGAGGTGGGCCGGCGGCGCTTCagcgagccgggccgcgccgcctcGGCCGCGCAGCGCCCCGAGGACCTCCTCAGCGAGTTCGAGCTGCGCCTGCTCCACATGTTCGGGCTGAAGCGGCGGCCCAGCCCCGGCAAGGACGTCGTCATCCCCCCCTACATGCTGGACCTCTACCGCCTGCACGCgggccagcagctggggcagCCGCCCGCCCTCGGCTACCCGCTGGAGAGGGCCGCCAGCCGCGCCAACACCGTCCGCAGCTTCCACCACGAAG AAGTTCTGGAAGAACTGCCAGAAACAAGTGGGAAAACAGCACGGCGTTTCTTCTTTAATTTAACTTCCATCCCTAATGAGGAGTCTATCACCTCAGCTGAACTCCAGATTTTTCGGAAACAGGTGCACGGAGCCTTTGAGAACAACAGCAGCTACCATCACCgtattaatatttatgaaattgtAAAGCCAGCCACAGCCACCTCTAAGGACCCTGTCACAAGACTTTTGGACACCAG ATAA